In one Sulfurihydrogenibium sp. genomic region, the following are encoded:
- the queF gene encoding preQ(1) synthase: MKYGEKEILEAKLEPWPNPYPERNYIIDITFPEFSCLCPRSGYPDYATIKITYIPDQYIVELKSLKLYLNKYRNQYISHEEATNKIYEDLYNLLKPRKLEVIGDWNPRGNVKTIIKVSSEDNK; encoded by the coding sequence ATGAAATACGGAGAAAAAGAAATACTTGAAGCAAAATTAGAACCATGGCCTAATCCATATCCAGAAAGAAATTATATTATTGATATAACTTTTCCTGAATTTTCTTGCCTTTGTCCAAGGTCAGGATATCCAGACTATGCAACAATAAAAATAACATACATTCCAGACCAATATATTGTAGAACTAAAATCTTTAAAGCTTTATTTAAACAAATACAGAAATCAGTATATATCTCACGAAGAGGCTACCAATAAAATTTATGAAGATTTGTATAATCTTTTAAAACCAAGAAAACTTGAAGTTATTGGAGATTGGAATCCAAGAGGAAACGTAAAAACAATAATAAAAGTAAGCAGTGAAGATAATAAGTAG